A segment of the Panicum hallii strain FIL2 chromosome 1, PHallii_v3.1, whole genome shotgun sequence genome:
CCAGGTAAAGTTATTCCCTTTAGGGGGGTGGAAGCACAAACTACCAGCTTACGTACTGACTGCATGAACCTTTGCTAGCCCTCAAGCACTCCTGCAACCAGGCAGCCACCTCCTGTAGATCCTCCACGACAAGCTCCACAACCCCCGTGAGTCTCTTGCTGgcgttttcttttctttttatttttaccTCTTCATTCATTTACATGGAGTGTTGCTTCAACTAATGGGATGAATCTTCTATTCGTTTTGCAGGTTGGCAGCAACTACAACTTCTCAGCCTGAAGGACCTCCTGCACAGTATGTAATCCTGTCTGCCACTCATATATCTGTGCTTTTGGCTTAAAaatctccctccctccctccataGTGGCAGCACAGATATTTTGCCACTCGAGGGAAAAAGCTACAGTGACCTTCAGAGAGAAGCTTTTCTGAAATTATTTGCAGCATTGAATCGTGCAACCTTGGAGAAAAACCCTCCATAGTGGCAGCAACACGTAAGCGGTGAAATCAGCTAATATTATCGTGTGTGTAAAGGGATAACGCAAAATAAACTCTCCCAACTTCTCCATGGAAATGTAAATATGGCCCAGTGGAAGCTGCAAAAACCTAATTATCAAAACACATAATAAGGACGTGCAATGTTACAGCTGTAGAACATAATTGATTGAAATTTTGGACTGGGAAAAAACTGAAAGCCACTCAAAACAGAAAGCTTAGGTCTCCAGTAGGAAGCTAAGCCCCAAACCCCCCTGAAACTTGGAAGACAGATATGAAGTGCTCTTATGATTCTGGACAATTCATGTCCATTTATTGCATTTAGTGATTATGCTAATGTGTGCTTGTTTTACTTGTTTCTTTTTGTTAGGGCCCCTTCAAACACACATGACAATGCAGCATCAAATATACTATCAGGAAGCAATCTTGACACAATGATTAACCAGCTAATGGAGATGGgtggaggcagttgggacaGAGATAAAGTCCAAAGGGCTCTTCGTGCTGCTTACAACAACCCGGAACGTGCTGTTGAATACCTGTACTCTGTATGTATTTGTTTTGCCCCTTCATGTTTTTTGGATTGAATCCAATTTACTGCTTCTAAGGGATGaaaattttgtttatctcaaacaTTAGGGTATTCCAGTAACAGCTGAAGTTGCTGTTCCAGTTGGTGTTCAAGGAGGAAACACAACTGATCAACCTCCTACAGGGGAAGCTGATCTCTCTGGAATTCCAAACAGTTCTCCATTAAATATTTTCCCGCAGGTTTACTACTTTCTTGGTTCATTTATTATCACTGCGTATTGAAGCATGTGTTGACCAATTGCACAATTCAACAGGGGGGTTCCAATGCTGGAGGTGGTGCTGGAGGTGGACCACTTGAGTTTCTTAGAAACAACCAACAGGTTCTCATAGTTTAAGTTTTGTCATTTATGGTTTTAGCTATTATTTTCCCTAGCTAAAAAAGGTAATATATTAGAAATACAATGCACCCATGGGCACGTCCTCTTGGGCTCATGCCTATCAATGTAGGTGATGATCTAACATATTGGTAAGTTGTAACTTGTAACAGCGTCATCCCGTCCCTTGTGCGTCAAAACTTATTTCCCCAGTAGTGTTACTATGCCATCTTGTGCTAGGACAGACCTCATCCAAATATGGTGCGAGCATGAGCTTTGTAGAACTTCTCATTAAACCTTCTGTTGTGGAAAGACTAGTACCTGTTTCCTTGTAAGTAAATCAAAAACCTCATTGTTCTAGTTAGGAATTAATAGCATCTCAATTTTTTGCAGTTTCAAGCACTTAGGGAAATGGTCCAAACAAATCCACAAATCTTGCAGGTTTTGCACTCTTACATTGAATTGCATTCCATGATTTCTTGTGTAGCACCTGCCTAAACGCTGTGCTGGTATTATTTTAtagcctatgctccaggaattGAGCAAGAAGAATCCTCAAATTCTAAGGTTGATTCAGGAGAATCATGCTGAGTTCCTTCAGTTAATAAATGAGCCCTTTGAAGATGGCGAGGGGTAAGCATCCTCTTATTTGCTTGATTATTTTTCCATTCCATTCGCTTGAGTTCTTTGTCTGCCTCATCACCACTTGCCAACTGGTGTAGATTCCTTGTATTTTGTTGTTGTAAATTCCTATTCATTGAATTTCTATGAATAGATATAGTAATGTCTCATTTCATCTATGCCACTTCCTCAAAATCTCTAGGGACTTCTTAGAACAACCTGAGCAGGATGAAATGCCTCATGCTATCCATGTTACACCAGAGGAGCAGGAGGCCATTGGACGGGTACATACGACATAGTCAACTTACTATCTGCTTACTGCATAGATATCTGAAATTGCATATCATCACACTCTGGCTTCGTTTTCATATATTTCAGCTTGAATCCATGGGGTTTGAGAGAGCACGTGTCATAGAGGCATTCTTTGCCTGCGATAGGAATGAGGAGCTAGCTGCAAACTATCTTCTTGAGCATGCTGGTGAGGAAGATTAAGCGGGAATTGTTTGCACTCGGTGAGAACTCTGCCATCCTCAGGCTGATTTTCTTTCTGCAAACTGATATGGCTAGTAGTTCACATCTGAAAGGATTTTTTTTTCCTTAACCTGGACAGCCTTTTCTGGACATCTGACCCAAATTGATGGAGACTGCCACACTGCGCTGGAAGTTCCGAATGACAGCAAGTTCGAGAAGGAGCTGACACTTTGAATTGATCCCTTGTGCGAGACCCATATTACATGTCACTTTATACATTTAAATACATGTAACGTTTAATAGAATGCTTCTGTAGTGTATTTCCATCGTTGCCTTCCGTCAACCTGTTCAGGTCCTGTATGCATACGGTCCATGGTTTCGAGTACAACGCAAGTTTCGGTTGGGGAGAAGAACACTACGCCTCGGTAGGAGGATGCTGCTTTGCAAAGTGCGAAGGATAAGTGGGAGGACAACGCAGCGTAGCatttttgcaaattgcaaaaCACTCCACTTGCTGGCAACTGGCAATTTGCATGATGGTCAAGGACTCATTTTTACTTATTTTTATGACATATATGATGAAATATTAAGCAACAAACATAAGCTCAAAATATTAACCCCCTTCTCAAGATGAGAAGGCTGGAAGTACACAATCACTAAAAAACTAAACATAAGCTGCAAAAACGAAAGACTTCTTCCACGCACGCCTCTTTCACAGGGTGCAGCAcagcttgaagtcgatcgatgCCAGGCAAATGCAGAACGCTTGGTAGCCAGTCAACGGGTATCTGAAAAACGCATCTTGCTATGGTGAAATTTTGCTGTAAATGATAAGATTAGTAGCGAGTGACCAATGAGGCCGACGTTGGAGTTCGTTACCTGAAGTCCATTATGTACTTGGATTTCCCAACCCTACCAAGCTGCAAGACCGTCTGCCTCCCGTTTTCCTGCCCAATCAAAGTTGTTTATCTCGTCAATGCAGTGATCCTGGCAATGTGTGTGTTTGTTTTGGTGTGACAGTGATGTGTTCTTCAGATAGCCAACCGGGAATGAAATGCTACTACCTCCAGGGTCATCTGGAAGTTCTTCACTGAGGTCTGCACCTTGTACCCCATCCTTCCTGCCCTCTCCCTGAAGTCCAGTTCGTAGCGCTTTGTCATCTGCTATGAACACGAAACTTCAGCTTCTCTCTTTCTCAAGACTATGCATCAAACAAGCTGCTGGAAATCAATCGCTTACATGGTTGTAGAAAGGGGCTCTTGAGCATAGCTGGTCAGCTCTGCTCTTCTTCTCCTGCCAGTCCTTTGGGAGCCCACTGATGTGCTGAATCTGAAATATTTCGAGGGCAAGAATCAGCGTCACTCCAAATTAACCCGACAGTATCTTGCAATCTTATCAGCTGGACTGAACTTACCTGAGCAGAATTGTTGGTCTTGAGCTGCATGGACTGGTTCTTCGGTATCCAAGCTCTCATGCTTCTGTAACTCCCTGTAAGCGTGGTGATGGTGGGGGCAAACCTGTAGAAACATAAAAAAACGGGTGAAAACCCATCACAGAGAAAATCTTTTGATTCCTCAATTGGCTGCCAATGGAGATCGGATCTTACGCGACAACGCCAAGAAGCCGCTTCGAGTGGCTCTTCATCTCATCCACCCGGTTCCCCTGCGACCAATCAACCACAGTCATCAATGGCTCAAGCTACACGATCCAATCAATCTGCCATACATTGCCATCGAGAACAAGAAGCTTGAGCTGTGCTTTGCAGCAGTACCTGGCCCAGGATTTGATACTTGGATCCGACGAGGTTGGCGGCGACCGTGCCGAGGAAGTTCTTGTCGTCGGAGGTGCAGAAGATGTCGTCCTGGTTCTGCGCCACGATGAACTCCgacctccccctcctcctccggtgCCGCGCCACCGCCAGCTTCCGGTCctgccgcccctgcccctcctGCGCCATCCCACAAACAAAAAATAAGCCCGGAATCGCTCTGCTATCGCCTTGCAGGGTTGGAAACG
Coding sequences within it:
- the LOC112878852 gene encoding ubiquitin receptor RAD23b-like; this translates as MKLTVKTLKGTHFEIRVQPNDTIMAVKKNIEEKQGKDSYPWGQQLLIFNGQVLKDESTLDENKVSEDGFLVVMLSKSKTSGSSGASSAQPSSTPATRQPPPVDPPRQAPQPPLAATTTSQPEGPPAQAPSNTHDNAASNILSGSNLDTMINQLMEMGGGSWDRDKVQRALRAAYNNPERAVEYLYSGIPVTAEVAVPVGVQGGNTTDQPPTGEADLSGIPNSSPLNIFPQGGSNAGGGAGGGPLEFLRNNQQFQALREMVQTNPQILQPMLQELSKKNPQILRLIQENHAEFLQLINEPFEDGEGDFLEQPEQDEMPHAIHVTPEEQEAIGRLESMGFERARVIEAFFACDRNEELAANYLLEHAGEED
- the LOC112878851 gene encoding tubby-like protein 4 translates to MATTPNPKREPLRPRSSNAPAAPAPARRGPTSAEKENLGPKNLGNGEEEKGKGKAKTAAATEMSKPARTTPAVAPPPPPPLKPSSLQLRMKDDSAEAGAGAGAPVLVGPRGRELLPPSSSSYEAWDLSDSESAPASSWATLPNRALLCRPLPQDVGRCTCVIAREAAAGARGVALYSLYTNEGQGRQDRKLAVARHRRRRGRSEFIVAQNQDDIFCTSDDKNFLGTVAANLVGSKYQILGQGNRVDEMKSHSKRLLGVVAFAPTITTLTGSYRSMRAWIPKNQSMQLKTNNSAQIQHISGLPKDWQEKKSRADQLCSRAPFYNHMTKRYELDFRERAGRMGYKVQTSVKNFQMTLEENGRQTVLQLGRVGKSKYIMDFRYPLTGYQAFCICLASIDFKLCCTL